A single Nostoc sp. PCC 7107 DNA region contains:
- a CDS encoding SGNH/GDSL hydrolase family protein — protein sequence MRHNYLLAMGLLTGLAIPASTFPPLSNILPVNSSYLWNSKHHSLLTVDQKNPTSIDTLLPEFRYQVLQNIKNSHSKLSEKTIPSVDISSENSPLIVEANNVSSLDESLPAISEPGFLAPIESLFNRSSQSPNLPLTSGYQLYYQRLAALKTGQIYTRRYDDSPSFAESNKQRQLTYEDWKSLLALEAKAVTKGQGNNHLSIMVGDSLSLWFPPEKLPSGKLWLNQGISGDTSSGILKRLTAFSATRPEIIYIMAGINDLRKGVKDETILQNHRQIIRRLRKEHPKTQIIVQSILPTNLPTISNSRIRRLNFQLSLIVKQEGANYLNIHDWFTDFEGNLRLELTTDGLHLSQEGYDVWRSALEQVEYRLTQREYDRLRSQF from the coding sequence ATGAGGCACAATTATCTGTTGGCAATGGGCTTGTTAACAGGATTGGCAATACCAGCATCGACGTTTCCACCTCTGTCAAACATATTGCCAGTAAATTCTAGTTACCTGTGGAATTCAAAACATCATTCGCTGTTAACAGTAGATCAAAAAAATCCTACCAGTATTGATACATTATTACCAGAATTTCGCTACCAAGTTTTACAAAATATAAAAAATTCGCACTCAAAACTGAGTGAAAAAACTATTCCCAGTGTTGATATTTCATCAGAAAATTCGCCGTTGATAGTTGAGGCTAACAATGTCTCCAGTCTTGATGAATCTTTACCAGCAATTAGTGAACCAGGATTTTTAGCACCGATAGAATCGCTATTTAATCGTAGCTCTCAATCACCAAATCTGCCGCTAACCTCTGGTTATCAACTGTATTATCAAAGACTAGCAGCTTTGAAAACTGGTCAAATTTATACACGTAGATATGATGATTCCCCATCTTTTGCCGAGTCGAATAAACAGCGCCAATTAACTTATGAAGATTGGAAAAGTTTATTAGCTTTAGAAGCTAAAGCTGTTACCAAGGGTCAAGGTAACAATCATCTAAGTATTATGGTTGGGGATTCTTTAAGTTTGTGGTTTCCCCCGGAAAAACTCCCAAGTGGTAAACTCTGGTTAAATCAAGGTATATCTGGCGATACATCGAGTGGAATTTTAAAAAGATTGACAGCTTTTTCAGCCACCAGACCAGAAATTATTTACATCATGGCGGGGATTAATGATTTACGCAAAGGGGTAAAAGATGAAACTATTCTGCAAAATCACCGCCAGATTATTCGCCGTTTGCGAAAGGAACACCCAAAAACGCAGATAATTGTGCAATCAATTTTGCCGACAAACTTACCAACAATTTCTAATAGCAGAATTCGTCGGCTGAATTTTCAACTTTCTCTAATTGTTAAACAAGAGGGAGCTAATTATTTAAATATTCATGATTGGTTTACGGATTTTGAAGGCAATTTACGTTTAGAGTTAACCACAGATGGGTTACATCTTTCCCAAGAGGGGTATGATGTTTGGCGCTCGGCACTAGAACAAGTCGAGTATAGGCTGACTCAGCGCGAATATGATAGGTTGCGATCGCAGTTTTAA
- a CDS encoding DUF4864 domain-containing protein, translated as MEINDSDTIAIRAVIESQLAAFQKDDAQTAFTFASPGIQAQFPTPESFMRMVMLNYPAVYRPRSVVFEKITTIQDNITQPVLLLSPHGVPLRALYFMEQQLDDIWRINGCILVSVEAEII; from the coding sequence ATGGAAATTAATGATAGTGATACTATTGCCATCCGTGCTGTAATTGAAAGCCAATTAGCAGCTTTTCAAAAAGATGATGCTCAAACGGCTTTTACTTTCGCTAGTCCAGGAATTCAAGCACAATTTCCAACCCCAGAAAGCTTTATGCGGATGGTAATGCTAAATTACCCGGCGGTCTACCGTCCTCGCTCAGTTGTTTTTGAAAAAATTACTACTATTCAAGACAATATTACTCAGCCTGTGTTGTTGCTGAGTCCTCATGGTGTACCGTTGAGGGCATTATATTTTATGGAACAGCAACTTGATGATATTTGGAGAATCAACGGTTGCATTTTAGTATCGGTAGAAGCGGAAATTATTTAA
- the larE gene encoding ATP-dependent sacrificial sulfur transferase LarE, which yields MRLTEKLDQLKALFGEMECALIAYSGGVDSTLVAKIAYDVLGDRAMAVTAVSPSLLPEELEDAKIQAATIGISHQIVQTHEMENPHYTANPVNRCYFCKSELHDTLKPLAVQFGYPYVVDGVNADDLHDYRPGIQAAKERGARSPLAEIGVSKLEVRQLSQQLGLPWWDKPAQPCLSSRFPYGEEITVAKLQRVGRAEIYLRKLGWENLRVRSEGDTARIELAPEKIKDFVLAIDLPILVFAFQEFGFIYVTLDLEGYRSGKLNQVLHPNLKVTNQI from the coding sequence ATGAGATTAACTGAAAAACTAGATCAACTCAAAGCTTTATTTGGTGAAATGGAATGCGCCTTAATTGCCTATTCTGGTGGTGTGGATAGCACTTTGGTTGCCAAGATTGCTTATGATGTCTTAGGCGATCGCGCAATGGCTGTAACAGCTGTTTCGCCTTCGCTGTTACCAGAAGAATTAGAAGACGCAAAAATTCAAGCCGCTACCATTGGGATTTCCCATCAAATTGTCCAGACACACGAGATGGAAAACCCTCATTACACAGCAAATCCTGTCAACCGCTGCTATTTTTGTAAAAGTGAATTGCACGATACCCTCAAACCCTTAGCTGTCCAGTTCGGCTATCCCTACGTAGTAGATGGGGTGAATGCTGATGACTTACACGATTATCGTCCTGGAATTCAAGCCGCCAAAGAACGAGGTGCGCGATCGCCTTTAGCAGAAATTGGTGTGTCAAAATTAGAAGTCCGCCAACTCTCACAACAGCTTGGTTTACCTTGGTGGGACAAACCTGCTCAACCTTGCTTAAGTTCCCGCTTTCCTTACGGTGAGGAAATTACAGTAGCTAAATTGCAACGAGTTGGTAGAGCCGAAATTTATCTACGAAAACTCGGATGGGAGAATTTGCGTGTGCGTTCTGAAGGTGATACCGCACGTATTGAATTAGCGCCAGAAAAAATCAAAGATTTTGTTTTAGCAATTGATCTACCAATTCTGGTTTTTGCATTTCAAGAATTTGGCTTTATTTACGTCACTCTCGACTTAGAAGGTTATCGCAGTGGCAAGTTAAATCAAGTTTTACACCCGAATTTAAAAGTTACAAATCAGATTTAA